The following coding sequences lie in one Spirosoma sp. KUDC1026 genomic window:
- a CDS encoding SusD/RagB family nutrient-binding outer membrane lipoprotein yields MRKYISSLVLAACMLAVSACKLDLLDNPNAVTTNNTDINYLLNSIELSYRNHFNQVSDPGMRLTRMINQGSAIYDNAVSPGNYDGLWSTAYAGLLTDVKTLIPLAESSQRFVHAGIARTLRASALLNLVDLFGDVPYTQAIDPTNFNPNTDTGATIYTTALADLDKAIENFGATSSSGAANDLIYGGTTDSWIRLANTLKLKALLNRRLVDKAGSTTAINALITANRLISTNAQNFTFKFGTNLTNPDTRHPRYAGQYSPTGGGDYQSNSYMGTLYTSKGFVDPRMRFYFYRQTVRNPTDVNVLRCVTIAKPTHYSDADVFCLPTTVGYWGRDHLSNEGIPPDGLLRTAWGVYPAGGLFDNNAGVPVSLGAGAGGSGIHPMMMRSFVDFMLAESALTLGTSGSARDLLKSAVEKSMADVRTLALGTTESGKITAYETDNRIVWADEVTKYVNKVLANYDAATTDDQRLNVIGTEYWLALFGNGIESYNLYRRTGKPANQQPALDPNPGAFARSLYYPSSYITRNANARQKANVTTPVFWDNNPANLLR; encoded by the coding sequence ATGAGAAAATACATAAGTTCACTTGTACTGGCGGCATGTATGCTGGCGGTCAGCGCCTGTAAACTGGACCTGCTGGACAACCCGAATGCCGTAACCACGAACAATACGGACATCAACTACCTGCTTAATTCGATCGAACTAAGCTACCGAAATCACTTTAACCAGGTTAGTGATCCGGGCATGCGCCTGACGCGAATGATCAATCAGGGGTCGGCTATTTACGATAACGCCGTGTCGCCGGGGAACTATGATGGCCTCTGGAGTACGGCCTACGCCGGTCTGCTGACCGACGTAAAAACGCTGATTCCGCTGGCCGAATCCAGCCAGCGATTCGTACATGCGGGCATCGCCCGGACACTGCGGGCGTCGGCACTGCTCAATCTGGTCGATCTGTTTGGTGATGTTCCTTACACGCAGGCCATTGATCCGACAAACTTCAACCCGAATACGGATACGGGAGCAACCATTTATACGACGGCGCTGGCCGATCTGGATAAGGCTATTGAAAACTTCGGTGCTACGTCCAGCTCCGGTGCCGCGAACGATCTGATCTACGGCGGTACGACCGATAGCTGGATCCGGCTGGCCAATACGTTGAAGCTGAAAGCTCTCCTGAACCGTCGTCTGGTGGACAAGGCAGGGTCGACGACCGCAATCAATGCCCTGATCACAGCTAACCGCCTGATTTCGACAAATGCCCAGAATTTTACGTTCAAATTCGGTACGAACCTGACCAACCCCGACACCCGTCATCCCCGTTACGCGGGGCAGTATTCGCCAACGGGGGGCGGGGATTACCAGTCAAACTCCTACATGGGTACGCTCTACACCTCGAAAGGTTTCGTTGATCCCCGGATGCGGTTCTATTTCTACCGGCAGACGGTGCGGAACCCGACCGACGTAAACGTACTGCGCTGCGTAACGATCGCCAAACCGACGCACTATTCGGATGCCGATGTGTTCTGTCTGCCGACAACGGTTGGGTACTGGGGCCGCGACCACCTGAGCAACGAAGGTATTCCTCCCGATGGGCTGCTGCGGACGGCCTGGGGGGTATATCCCGCCGGTGGCCTGTTTGACAATAACGCTGGGGTGCCCGTGTCATTGGGAGCCGGGGCGGGTGGCTCAGGGATTCATCCCATGATGATGCGCTCGTTTGTGGACTTTATGCTGGCTGAATCGGCGCTCACACTGGGCACCAGCGGCTCGGCGCGTGACCTGCTGAAATCGGCGGTTGAGAAGTCGATGGCCGATGTACGTACGCTGGCGCTGGGCACCACGGAGAGTGGAAAAATCACGGCCTATGAAACGGACAACCGAATCGTCTGGGCCGATGAGGTGACGAAGTATGTGAATAAAGTGCTGGCTAACTACGATGCGGCTACGACCGACGATCAGCGGCTGAACGTGATTGGTACTGAATACTGGCTGGCCCTGTTCGGTAACGGAATCGAGTCGTATAACCTCTACCGCCGGACCGGCAAGCCTGCCAACCAGCAGCCTGCGCTGGACCCCAATCCAGGGGCCTTTGCCCGTTCGTTGTACTACCCCTCGTCGTACATCACCCGGAACGCCAACGCCCGGCAGAAAGCGAACGTAACGACGCCGGTTTTCTGGGACAACAACCCCGCCAACCTGCTTCGCTAA
- a CDS encoding SusC/RagA family TonB-linked outer membrane protein, whose translation MKQLLLTLLVSIVCISAMAQGRRITGKITSGDDGTDIPGASVIIKGTTTGTNTDSDGQYSINVPNDNTVLVFSFVGMQSQEVQVGSRSVIDITLSSDSKQLQEVVITAQGIVREKKALGYAVTSLDKKLIEDRPQADVGRILQGKIPGVNITATSGVSGTGTNITIRGFSSITGSTQPLFVVDGVPFNSSTNSRGGFTAGGQSASSRFLDLDPNNIENVSVLKGLAATVTYGDQGRNGVILVTTKNGSRKARPTEVSITQSFFTNRAHLPTYQNEYVGGFQQNLGYFFSNFGPTLGEAAIYPSQNTNTALTQHPYAFFSVAATRNALAPYVASVSPYKMQIYPDNVRDFFRTGKISTTSVNVAGGSEKVSYNVSASYNNEQGYIPDNGLRKFNLGLGLNAQLSKKVSVITSFNFANTDQFSPPLNAAQGNNTLGGFPSVLANVMFTPRQVDLMGWPYEDPVTGGTVYFRSGNDIPNPRWILNNYKTTGVVNRFFTTTSVNYDITKDLMLLYKVGLDTYTENQEYKFNKGGVDLVNGYYNTYDVRNTIWDNSLILSYNKPVSDKFTVSARIGGNMRNDRFAGTSVVSQNQLARNLFRHSNFIDNVAANSTVEQTRIGIFGEITADFHDYLYLNLAGRNDWTSTVEVANRQIFYPSASLSFVPTSAFAGIQNGNVVNFLKLRAGVGTSAGFPNPYSTRNVLNQSARGWLTPAGTTVQTHSVDDVLGNPNLKPELHTEYEAGIEGRLFNNILNFDVTVYQRNTRDLITNTPLDASTGYTATTINIGKIRNEGIELNLSGTFFKTPSFSWNPTLVFSRNRPKVLDLGGTLQEVQVAGFGGSLGNYAIVGQPFNVIKGTGFRKNEAGQYIIDGGGYLLATTSPVVLGDPNPAFTSSLINTFNYKGLSLEVMVAYRHGGAMYSTTAGSLLGRGLTIDNSLERGVDRAQTLVIPGVKLADGTPNNIQITSSDFYFNNYYFFGDEGRIYDGSTVRLQEVSLSYQLPKRVIGKMFKSASVSLTGNNLWYRALYFPKGLNFDTDNLGLGVGNGLGFEFLTGPSSRRIGGTLKLTF comes from the coding sequence ATGAAGCAATTACTACTGACTTTACTCGTGTCTATAGTCTGTATATCCGCTATGGCGCAGGGTAGACGAATCACGGGGAAGATTACTTCCGGCGACGATGGAACCGATATTCCCGGCGCATCGGTCATTATCAAAGGCACAACGACAGGGACGAATACTGACTCGGATGGCCAGTACTCGATTAACGTTCCCAACGACAATACCGTACTGGTGTTCAGTTTTGTGGGGATGCAGTCGCAGGAGGTTCAGGTCGGCAGCCGATCGGTGATTGACATTACCCTCTCGTCGGACAGCAAACAACTACAGGAGGTCGTCATTACGGCCCAGGGGATCGTTCGCGAGAAGAAAGCCCTGGGGTATGCCGTTACGTCGCTCGACAAAAAACTGATCGAAGACCGGCCGCAGGCCGATGTGGGCCGGATTCTGCAGGGGAAAATCCCCGGTGTGAACATCACGGCGACCTCGGGCGTATCGGGAACGGGTACCAACATCACCATTCGCGGTTTCTCATCCATCACGGGGTCTACGCAGCCGCTTTTCGTAGTTGATGGCGTGCCGTTTAACTCCAGCACCAACTCGCGCGGTGGTTTCACGGCCGGTGGTCAGTCGGCATCCAGCCGCTTTCTTGACCTCGATCCAAACAATATCGAAAACGTCAGTGTGCTGAAAGGCCTGGCAGCTACCGTAACCTACGGCGATCAGGGCCGGAACGGGGTAATTCTGGTAACCACCAAAAACGGCAGCCGAAAAGCTCGGCCAACCGAAGTGTCGATCACGCAGTCGTTCTTTACGAACCGCGCTCACCTGCCAACTTACCAGAACGAATACGTCGGTGGTTTCCAGCAAAACCTGGGTTATTTCTTCAGTAACTTCGGACCAACGCTGGGGGAAGCGGCTATCTATCCTTCGCAGAACACGAACACTGCGCTGACCCAGCACCCCTACGCGTTCTTCAGTGTAGCCGCAACCCGAAATGCGCTGGCTCCCTACGTGGCATCCGTGAGCCCCTACAAAATGCAGATCTATCCGGATAACGTCCGCGATTTCTTCCGGACGGGGAAAATCTCGACTACGTCGGTAAACGTAGCGGGAGGCAGTGAGAAAGTAAGCTATAACGTATCGGCCAGCTACAACAATGAGCAGGGCTACATTCCGGATAACGGCCTGCGGAAATTCAACCTGGGCCTGGGTCTGAACGCGCAGCTGAGCAAAAAAGTAAGCGTCATTACCTCGTTCAACTTTGCTAACACCGACCAGTTTTCACCTCCACTGAATGCTGCGCAGGGAAACAACACGCTGGGCGGTTTCCCCTCGGTACTGGCGAACGTTATGTTTACACCCCGCCAGGTTGACCTGATGGGCTGGCCCTACGAAGATCCAGTGACGGGTGGTACGGTCTACTTCCGGAGCGGTAACGATATTCCAAACCCGCGCTGGATTCTGAACAACTACAAAACGACGGGCGTTGTCAACCGCTTCTTTACAACCACATCGGTCAACTACGACATCACCAAAGACCTGATGCTGCTGTACAAAGTTGGTCTGGATACGTACACCGAAAACCAGGAGTATAAATTCAACAAAGGGGGTGTCGACCTGGTCAACGGGTACTACAACACCTACGATGTGCGCAACACGATCTGGGATAACAGCCTAATTCTGTCCTACAATAAACCCGTCAGCGATAAATTTACGGTGTCGGCCCGGATCGGGGGTAACATGCGGAATGACCGCTTTGCCGGTACGTCGGTGGTGAGCCAGAACCAACTGGCCCGGAATCTGTTCCGTCACAGCAATTTCATTGACAACGTAGCGGCAAACAGCACCGTTGAGCAAACCCGGATCGGGATTTTCGGCGAAATAACGGCCGACTTCCACGACTATCTTTACCTGAACCTGGCTGGTCGTAACGACTGGACATCGACCGTAGAAGTGGCTAACCGCCAAATCTTCTACCCATCAGCCAGCCTATCGTTCGTGCCGACTTCGGCCTTTGCGGGTATCCAGAACGGCAATGTCGTCAACTTCCTGAAACTGCGCGCTGGTGTGGGTACATCGGCCGGTTTCCCGAATCCGTACAGCACCCGAAACGTACTGAACCAGAGCGCCCGCGGCTGGTTGACGCCCGCCGGAACGACCGTGCAGACCCACTCGGTGGACGATGTACTGGGTAACCCGAATCTGAAACCAGAGCTGCATACCGAATACGAAGCCGGTATCGAAGGCCGCCTGTTCAACAACATCCTGAACTTCGACGTAACGGTCTATCAGCGAAACACCCGTGATCTGATTACCAATACACCGCTGGATGCCTCAACCGGCTACACGGCCACGACCATCAACATCGGTAAAATCCGGAACGAAGGGATCGAACTAAACCTGAGCGGTACGTTCTTCAAAACGCCATCGTTCTCCTGGAACCCGACGCTGGTGTTCTCGCGCAACCGCCCCAAAGTGCTGGATCTGGGCGGTACGTTGCAGGAGGTACAGGTTGCCGGTTTCGGCGGCTCGCTGGGTAACTACGCCATCGTTGGTCAGCCGTTCAACGTCATAAAAGGAACGGGTTTCCGGAAAAACGAAGCTGGTCAATACATCATCGATGGCGGTGGCTATCTGCTGGCAACGACTTCGCCGGTCGTGCTGGGTGATCCCAACCCGGCTTTCACGTCCAGCCTGATCAATACGTTCAACTACAAAGGTTTATCGCTGGAAGTGATGGTGGCATACCGCCACGGTGGTGCCATGTACTCGACAACGGCGGGCTCGCTGCTGGGCCGTGGTCTGACGATCGACAATAGCCTGGAGCGGGGCGTCGATCGGGCACAGACGCTGGTGATTCCGGGCGTGAAACTGGCCGACGGAACGCCTAACAACATCCAGATTACCTCGTCGGACTTCTATTTCAATAATTACTACTTCTTTGGCGACGAAGGCCGGATCTATGATGGATCAACCGTTCGTCTGCAGGAAGTATCGCTGTCGTACCAGTTGCCCAAGCGGGTGATTGGCAAAATGTTCAAGAGCGCGTCCGTTTCGCTGACGGGTAACAACCTGTGGTACCGGGCGCTGTATTTCCCAAAAGGGCTCAACTTCGATACCGACAACCTGGGATTAGGAGTTGGCAACGGCTTAGGCTTTGAATTCCTGACGGGTCCGAGCTCGCGCCGGATTGGGGGAACGCTGAAACTTACGTTCTAA
- a CDS encoding polysaccharide deacetylase family protein, which yields MFLRHTLSFLTVASLTVCLSSGLMSCQSKGSDTTEAPATTAAASTTNNEAAPTESVTATAAPASIPAGKVADAATILARPQVPVLCYHQIRDWRPKDSQSAKDYIIPPAMFREHMQILADSGYHTILPDQLYAYLATGAALPSKPVMITFDDGDLEQYTVAAPELEKHGFKASFFIMTVAIGRRGKQPYMDKAQIKDLSDRGHVIGAHTWDHHNVKKYQGDDWKTQIDEPNAKLESITGKPVKYFAFPFGLWNKEALPELQKRGYLAAFSLATKRDDQMPLYTVRRIIAGGQWKATTMYRNMIQSFD from the coding sequence ATGTTTTTGCGTCATACCCTTTCTTTCCTGACGGTCGCTAGTCTGACCGTATGCCTATCTAGCGGACTGATGAGCTGCCAGTCCAAAGGCTCTGATACAACCGAAGCGCCTGCGACGACTGCCGCTGCTTCAACGACAAACAACGAAGCTGCACCGACCGAATCGGTTACAGCTACAGCGGCCCCAGCCTCGATTCCGGCCGGGAAGGTAGCTGATGCGGCCACAATTCTGGCTCGTCCGCAGGTACCGGTTCTCTGCTACCACCAGATTCGTGACTGGCGCCCCAAGGATTCGCAGAGTGCGAAGGACTACATTATTCCACCCGCTATGTTCCGGGAGCACATGCAGATTCTGGCCGATAGTGGGTATCATACCATTCTGCCCGATCAGCTCTATGCCTATCTGGCTACGGGGGCTGCACTGCCGTCGAAGCCAGTGATGATTACGTTTGACGATGGTGACCTGGAACAGTATACCGTAGCGGCTCCCGAGCTGGAGAAGCACGGCTTCAAGGCGTCGTTCTTCATTATGACGGTGGCCATTGGCCGCCGGGGGAAGCAACCCTACATGGACAAGGCACAGATCAAAGACCTGTCGGATCGGGGGCATGTGATTGGCGCGCACACCTGGGACCACCACAACGTGAAAAAATATCAGGGTGACGACTGGAAAACGCAGATCGACGAGCCAAACGCCAAACTGGAAAGCATTACGGGCAAACCAGTAAAATACTTCGCTTTCCCGTTTGGACTGTGGAATAAAGAAGCCCTCCCCGAGCTGCAGAAGCGCGGGTATCTGGCCGCTTTCTCCCTGGCAACCAAGCGTGATGATCAGATGCCGCTATACACCGTTCGGCGTATTATTGCGGGGGGGCAGTGGAAAGCCACGACCATGTACCGCAATATGATCCAGAGCTTTGACTGA
- the moaA gene encoding GTP 3',8-cyclase MoaA, producing MIYDNHNRPITYLRLAVTDRCNLRCFYCMPEEGIRYLPKKQLLTYEEMERVVQALARLGVSKVRITGGEPFVRTDLMGFMHRLAGIDGLTDISMTTNGVLTAPHVADLAAMGVKAVNLSLDTLDRERFHKITRRDELPAVLDTLDKLLAAGIQTKINAVVMDGQNTQDLIPLAELSRNLPVDVRFIEEMPFNGEGSHYPVLHWTHRRIVDELRAHFPDLNKIQDPAFSTSAGYQIPGHQGTLGVIAAFSRTFCGSCNRIRLTAQGTLKTCLYDDGVLDVRALLRTGATNDELTAAFLKAFSHRPANGFEAEQKRDVVSESMATIGG from the coding sequence ATGATTTACGATAATCACAACCGACCCATTACCTACTTACGGCTGGCCGTAACGGATCGCTGCAACCTGCGGTGTTTTTACTGCATGCCCGAGGAAGGAATCAGATACCTGCCCAAGAAGCAGTTGCTGACCTACGAGGAAATGGAACGGGTTGTTCAGGCGCTGGCCCGGCTGGGCGTGTCTAAAGTCAGGATTACGGGCGGTGAACCATTTGTTCGAACGGACCTGATGGGATTCATGCACCGCCTGGCGGGGATCGATGGTCTGACGGATATTTCGATGACGACCAATGGGGTGCTGACAGCTCCGCACGTTGCCGATTTGGCCGCTATGGGCGTTAAAGCTGTTAACCTCAGCCTGGACACACTGGATCGGGAGCGCTTTCACAAAATTACCCGCCGTGATGAATTGCCGGCCGTGCTCGATACACTCGATAAACTCCTGGCGGCAGGTATTCAGACCAAGATCAACGCGGTTGTGATGGACGGGCAGAATACGCAGGACCTGATTCCGCTGGCGGAACTATCCCGCAACTTGCCCGTTGACGTTCGATTTATCGAAGAAATGCCTTTCAATGGTGAAGGCAGCCACTATCCGGTGCTTCACTGGACCCACCGACGTATTGTTGACGAACTACGGGCGCATTTCCCCGATCTGAATAAAATTCAGGATCCCGCCTTCTCGACCTCGGCAGGCTATCAGATTCCGGGCCACCAGGGTACCCTGGGTGTCATTGCCGCCTTTAGTCGGACGTTCTGCGGCTCCTGTAACCGAATCCGGCTTACGGCACAGGGAACCCTGAAAACCTGCCTGTATGATGATGGGGTGCTGGACGTTCGGGCGCTGTTACGTACCGGCGCTACGAACGATGAACTGACGGCGGCTTTTCTGAAAGCGTTTAGTCATCGCCCGGCCAATGGCTTCGAGGCCGAACAAAAACGCGATGTTGTCAGCGAATCCATGGCAACCATTGGCGGTTGA
- a CDS encoding DUF1624 domain-containing protein codes for MNRIHTIDVTRGLVMVVMALDHVRDLLHTPALTQDPTDLSTTTASLFLTRWITHLCAPTFVFLSGTSAYLSLSRRNTADRRFWLLKRGLVLLILELTLINFAFWTDLQFRTLMLQVIFVIGTGLMLLSGMAKLPVRWLAGIGLSIVVLHDLLLLVPPFSNPAVQLLWSLLFRTQLFPVSPQFMLLVAYPIVPWFGIMLLGYASGSVFTQPAGQRKRQLLKLGVLSLGLFLVLRFVNVYGDGAPWSVQKDTLFTVLSFINVSKYPPSLLYALLMLGIMFMILWTADGVMNPFCRWLITYGKVPLFYYLIHWYLVKGAMIGMMLSQGYKLSDLIVGPLSFGRPPGSGVNLLVVYLIWIGLVAILYPLCRWYGRYKADHQNLLTRYV; via the coding sequence TTGAACCGTATCCACACTATTGACGTAACGCGGGGGCTGGTGATGGTCGTCATGGCCCTGGACCACGTTCGGGATCTGCTTCATACGCCCGCCCTGACGCAGGACCCTACGGACCTGTCGACCACCACAGCGTCACTTTTTCTGACACGCTGGATCACGCACCTCTGCGCCCCGACGTTTGTTTTTCTGTCGGGCACGTCGGCGTACCTATCGTTGAGCCGACGTAATACGGCCGACCGGCGCTTCTGGTTGCTTAAGCGGGGGCTGGTACTGCTGATACTTGAACTAACGCTGATCAATTTTGCCTTCTGGACAGATCTGCAGTTTCGAACGTTGATGCTCCAGGTCATTTTTGTGATTGGTACTGGCCTGATGCTCCTGTCAGGAATGGCAAAACTGCCCGTTCGCTGGTTGGCTGGGATTGGTCTCAGTATTGTCGTTCTGCACGACCTGCTCTTACTGGTTCCTCCTTTTTCAAATCCGGCCGTACAGTTGCTGTGGTCGCTCCTGTTCAGAACACAGCTCTTTCCTGTCAGTCCGCAGTTTATGCTGCTGGTGGCTTACCCGATCGTTCCCTGGTTTGGAATCATGCTACTGGGTTACGCCAGTGGTTCTGTCTTTACGCAACCCGCCGGGCAGCGAAAACGGCAGTTGCTGAAACTGGGAGTACTGTCGCTGGGGCTGTTTCTGGTGCTACGCTTCGTCAATGTCTACGGGGATGGTGCTCCGTGGTCGGTGCAGAAGGACACACTATTCACCGTACTTTCCTTTATAAATGTCAGCAAATACCCGCCGTCGCTGCTATATGCTTTGCTCATGCTGGGAATCATGTTTATGATTTTGTGGACAGCCGACGGCGTAATGAATCCATTCTGCCGCTGGCTGATAACGTATGGCAAAGTCCCCCTGTTTTATTACCTCATTCACTGGTATCTGGTGAAAGGCGCCATGATCGGAATGATGCTGAGTCAGGGGTATAAACTTAGTGACCTGATCGTCGGTCCGCTTAGCTTCGGACGACCACCGGGGTCGGGCGTAAATCTGCTCGTTGTCTACCTGATCTGGATAGGCCTTGTCGCTATTTTATACCCGCTCTGCCGCTGGTACGGACGGTACAAAGCGGATCATCAAAACCTGCTCACCCGCTACGTATAA
- a CDS encoding ABC transporter substrate-binding protein: MNTQIRLAIDRTINTNHTGFFVALAKGYYQEAGLDVRIVSPDQDNFQIAPAKRVAQGNAELAVTPSESIISYRTKGVELMAVASVLARDISAIVTLKESGINRPRELEGKVYASYGARFEEDIVRLLIQNDGGEGQFVAHKPGWENIWRSLLTGEVDAAWIWLTWEGVKAEIEGIELNQFLLDEYKIPYGYNPVLTGHCDWIRDNEDALRRFLNATAAGYQYAVRKPEKAARLLVKMADQSLNAERFIVEQSQQMAGGYYLDAGGRWGFMHRNIWNSFVNWMISNQLLTDADKQLIQHLDTATLFTNEYLAEAPVMARQ, from the coding sequence ATGAATACACAAATTCGTCTGGCCATTGATCGTACGATCAATACCAACCACACAGGTTTTTTTGTTGCTCTGGCCAAGGGGTATTACCAAGAAGCTGGCCTGGACGTACGGATTGTCAGCCCAGATCAGGATAATTTTCAGATTGCCCCCGCCAAACGTGTTGCGCAGGGTAATGCTGAACTAGCCGTTACGCCATCCGAAAGTATTATCAGTTATCGCACGAAAGGGGTTGAGTTGATGGCCGTGGCCTCCGTACTGGCCCGCGACATAAGCGCCATTGTAACCCTGAAAGAGAGTGGCATCAATCGGCCACGGGAGCTGGAAGGCAAGGTTTACGCATCCTACGGCGCCCGATTCGAAGAAGATATTGTTCGGTTATTGATTCAGAACGACGGTGGTGAAGGACAGTTTGTCGCTCACAAGCCCGGCTGGGAAAATATCTGGCGGTCGCTGCTGACCGGCGAAGTGGATGCCGCTTGGATCTGGCTGACCTGGGAGGGAGTCAAAGCCGAAATAGAAGGTATTGAACTGAATCAGTTCCTGTTGGACGAGTACAAGATTCCATACGGGTACAACCCGGTCCTGACGGGTCACTGCGACTGGATTCGGGATAACGAAGATGCGTTACGTCGGTTTCTCAATGCGACGGCGGCTGGCTACCAGTACGCGGTTCGGAAACCCGAAAAAGCCGCCCGGCTGCTGGTGAAAATGGCCGATCAGTCGTTGAACGCCGAACGGTTTATTGTGGAACAGAGCCAGCAGATGGCCGGTGGTTATTACCTGGACGCAGGCGGCCGCTGGGGATTTATGCACCGTAATATCTGGAATTCGTTCGTCAACTGGATGATAAGCAATCAGTTACTGACCGACGCGGATAAGCAGCTTATTCAGCATCTGGATACCGCGACGCTCTTTACCAATGAGTATTTGGCAGAAGCGCCGGTGATGGCGCGCCAGTAA